The nucleotide window AGAGTTAAAAAAACTTAGAAAGCTTGCCGATGAAGATAAGATCCTTTTAGAATTCTATGGCGAAAGGCCGGATCTATGGCAAATCAGAAGGGCAAAGGCTGGAGAAATTGACCACATGATAAGGGAAGTTGCCAGAGAGCTTAATGCAATCCTCATAACCGGTGATCAGGTGCAGAGGGACATCGCCATAGCCAAAGGCATTGAGGTAATCTACTTGGAGAGCAGAAAAGAGGTCAAGCACAGACTTGAAGACTTTTTTGATGAGCATACGATGAGCGTTCACCTTAAAGCCGGAGTAAAGCCATTGGCAAAGAAAGGAAAGCCCGGTCAATGGAGGCTTGTTCCCATAAGGGATGAGGAGCTTACGGATGAGGAGCTTGAGGAGATAGCGGATGACATAGTCGAGAGGGCTAAGAGAGATCCAGAGTCGTTTATAGAGCTTGATGAACCAGGAGCTACTGTTGTTCAGCTGAGAAACTATCGTATAGTAATAGCAAAGCCTCCGTTTGCCGATAGAATAGAGATTACAGCTGTAAGGCCGATAACCAAATTGAGCATAGAGGACTACGACCTCCCAGAGAAGCTCTTAGAACGTTTAACTGACAAAGCCGAGGGAATACTTATAGCTGGTGCGCCTGGAGAGGGGAAGTGCTTACCCCCAGAAACCCCCATTCTTCTTGGAGATGGTTCGTTTGTTCAGATTAAAGATGTTAAACCCGGAATGAAAGTTGTTACTTTTTCACACGAGAAGGTAGAAGTCCAACCCATCCTCAGAGTTTATAAGAGAAATGAAACTGCCTTGATAAAGCTAAAAACAGCTACTGGAAGAAAAATAATTCTCACCCCCAACCACCCAGTTCTCACGATAAAAAACGGCTTCGTTATGTGGATGGATGCAGGCTCTCTAAAAAAAGGTGATCCAATAGCGGTTCCTAGAAGGCTACCAATTAAGGGCAACCTGCCAGAAAGTATTTGGATCGGAGAGTTAGTAAAAGAAGGATTCTTTGCAACAACCAAAGATGGTAACATTGTTCCACTTGTGAAGGCCAATCCTGAAGACACAGTGACAGTGTTTTACAAGGGCAGAAATCACAGAAAGTCTAGAGATGTGCCTGCGCATCTTACTCTTAGCGAAGAGTTCTTTGAGTTTCTAGGCCTTATGTGGGCTGAGGGATCAGGGAGTGTCTTCGAGTTTAATAACTTCGATGAGAAACTTATTGAACACTTCAAAAATCTGGTTTCAAACATATTTGGGGTTAAGAGCGAGGAGTTTTACTTTGTTGCTCCAGGAAGACTAAGACTTCGGAATTCGAAGACAATAGAAAAAATACTGCGTGCTTTTGGATATCCAGAGCGGAACAAAGCATCTTCATTAAGAGTACCTGAAATTGTTATGAAATCGGACGAGAAAAGAATAGCAGCTTTTATTAGGGGGGTATTTGAAGGTGATGGTTACATTGGGAAAGAACTGGAAATTTCAACTGCTAGTGAAGAATTCGCCGCTGGATTACAATATCTTCTCCTTAGATTAGGTATCCAGGCACTCTTCAAAGAAAAAACAATAAATGGCAAGGTCTACTATAAAGTTGTTCTAAAGGACTCTAGATCGATAAGAAAGTTCTACGAGGTTGTAAAGCCGAGGTTCAAGGTTAAAGGCTTTGAAAAACATCTAACAAAAAATTCAAATCCAAATATTGATACTATTCCTGCTGGAGAACTTGTGAAATCTCTTGGTGTTCTAACGGGATATAGAGTTAAGGGGGCTACTAAAACTACTTACTCTCGTGAAAGACTTTCAAAAGTGTATC belongs to Thermococcus bergensis and includes:
- a CDS encoding LAGLIDADG family homing endonuclease; translated protein: MRVFVADTSVIVDGRLTQYLNRINEKVKVIIPEAVVAEIEHQANEGKAIGHTGLEELKKLRKLADEDKILLEFYGERPDLWQIRRAKAGEIDHMIREVARELNAILITGDQVQRDIAIAKGIEVIYLESRKEVKHRLEDFFDEHTMSVHLKAGVKPLAKKGKPGQWRLVPIRDEELTDEELEEIADDIVERAKRDPESFIELDEPGATVVQLRNYRIVIAKPPFADRIEITAVRPITKLSIEDYDLPEKLLERLTDKAEGILIAGAPGEGKCLPPETPILLGDGSFVQIKDVKPGMKVVTFSHEKVEVQPILRVYKRNETALIKLKTATGRKIILTPNHPVLTIKNGFVMWMDAGSLKKGDPIAVPRRLPIKGNLPESIWIGELVKEGFFATTKDGNIVPLVKANPEDTVTVFYKGRNHRKSRDVPAHLTLSEEFFEFLGLMWAEGSGSVFEFNNFDEKLIEHFKNLVSNIFGVKSEEFYFVAPGRLRLRNSKTIEKILRAFGYPERNKASSLRVPEIVMKSDEKRIAAFIRGVFEGDGYIGKELEISTASEEFAAGLQYLLLRLGIQALFKEKTINGKVYYKVVLKDSRSIRKFYEVVKPRFKVKGFEKHLTKNSNPNIDTIPAGELVKSLGVLTGYRVKGATKTTYSRERLSKVYQNFLSVYREYLALEPTVKKLVEYSKYISKWRELVEFIDKNVNIEFYRRNHIDHVAPKLWLEGKRKPMMSTVAKLLSAFAYETGLLARESELWNKAVKEIRELMKSLFALLGQNSQSTVSQSMISLFLNGAELNVDRMLRLIEEVVSEYYHKAELVEEHLAHMLLMLDSNILWDKVASVETMIGEFDVYDITVPNHNFIAGILPVIVHNSTFAQALAEYYASMGKIVKTMEKPRDLQVSEEITQYTALGGKMEKTGDILLLVRPDYTIFDEMRKTSDFKIYADLRLAGVGMIGVVHATKPIDAIQRFIGRVELGMIPQIVDTVLFIKAGNVNKVLTLEYKVKVPSGMTEEDLARPVIEVRDFMTGELEYEIYTYGEEISVVPVKKEGKPPALKLAEEKLKQEIKKFLPDVYAEVELASPHKAVIYADEFDIPAIIGKKGKRISEIEKRLGISIDVRSFDEKLAEIPKEKIPVEAEEKKKQIVLRVSPDFAKKPLKFFAGEQYIFTATPSRKGMVKVNKNTPIGKELKRVLDAGIELWASL